One window from the genome of Bdellovibrio sp. NC01 encodes:
- a CDS encoding HNH endonuclease, which produces MDYFFSAAPAAHQKKEKAKARELRMSQWWKQEVGKGVCYHCGNRFKPAELTMDHLIPIARGGKSTKNNCVPSCKDCNSKKGYKTRAEMALEELSASQNDTTPSSDIPSDDESTD; this is translated from the coding sequence ATGGATTACTTCTTTTCTGCGGCCCCGGCTGCCCACCAAAAAAAGGAAAAAGCAAAAGCTCGCGAGCTGCGCATGAGCCAATGGTGGAAACAAGAAGTCGGCAAAGGTGTCTGTTATCATTGCGGAAATCGCTTTAAACCCGCAGAATTAACGATGGACCATCTGATTCCAATCGCCCGCGGTGGCAAATCTACAAAGAATAACTGCGTTCCTTCTTGCAAAGACTGCAACTCAAAAAAAGGTTACAAAACCCGAGCAGAAATGGCATTGGAAGAACTGTCAGCATCTCAGAACGACACAACACCTTCGTCAGACATTCCGTCAGACGATGAATCCACTGATTAG
- a CDS encoding cyclic nucleotide-binding domain-containing protein: MSVKTFKKGEVIYKDGDKITAVYLIQSGGASQCLIRGKKNIDLFQLGASHILGDQVILGATTHPTSAIATTETKVLEIPVETLKSHYEGAPQMLKVIVKSLADRLRLAMNDVRSAKLEKDSSPCPEDQVAKAFGAVFHTANHKGDRSTPGRIVVEWPMMKQYSQRIFGEGPKRVEQVINILVKQKLALYEMGKAPDNPEGPDEIQRVHFLDLGLLESFFEFYQYYYFKGGRSELLKVDELCQQMLDGLLKMADGQEADRFGVVGVEFAKFTEYCKNEIGINLNNDHFARLEGKGVFMKRKNASTGVILQFEIKEFRSIFQSWKMLREIEKWNEKGFVDMDEKEEKPKKRASAGGPACPACSAELQAGAKFCSECGHKIVAAA; encoded by the coding sequence ATGTCTGTAAAAACCTTTAAAAAAGGCGAAGTGATCTACAAAGACGGCGATAAAATCACCGCTGTTTACCTGATTCAATCAGGTGGCGCCAGTCAGTGTTTGATCCGCGGAAAAAAGAATATCGATCTTTTCCAATTGGGTGCTTCCCATATTTTGGGTGACCAAGTGATCTTGGGTGCGACAACTCATCCGACATCTGCCATCGCGACAACTGAAACGAAAGTTTTAGAAATCCCGGTAGAGACTTTGAAGTCTCACTACGAGGGCGCTCCGCAAATGTTGAAAGTAATCGTCAAATCATTGGCTGACCGTTTGCGTTTGGCGATGAATGACGTGCGTTCAGCAAAACTTGAAAAAGACTCTTCACCATGTCCTGAAGACCAAGTGGCAAAAGCATTTGGCGCGGTTTTTCATACGGCAAATCACAAAGGCGATCGATCAACTCCAGGTCGCATTGTGGTCGAGTGGCCGATGATGAAGCAGTATTCACAACGTATTTTTGGTGAAGGCCCAAAACGTGTCGAGCAAGTGATTAACATTCTTGTGAAGCAGAAGCTTGCGTTATACGAAATGGGTAAAGCTCCTGACAATCCAGAAGGACCTGACGAGATTCAACGCGTTCACTTCTTGGATCTGGGTTTGCTTGAAAGCTTCTTTGAATTCTATCAATACTATTACTTCAAAGGCGGCCGTTCGGAGCTTTTGAAAGTCGATGAATTATGCCAACAAATGCTTGATGGTTTGTTGAAAATGGCTGACGGCCAAGAAGCCGATCGCTTCGGTGTCGTGGGTGTTGAATTCGCCAAATTCACTGAATACTGCAAAAACGAAATCGGCATTAACTTGAACAATGACCACTTTGCCCGTCTTGAAGGTAAAGGCGTGTTCATGAAAAGAAAAAACGCCAGCACGGGCGTTATTCTACAATTTGAAATCAAAGAGTTCCGTTCTATCTTCCAAAGCTGGAAAATGCTTCGCGAGATCGAAAAATGGAACGAAAAAGGTTTCGTCGACATGGACGAAAAAGAAGAAAAGCCGAAGAAACGCGCCTCTGCGGGTGGCCCTGCCTGCCCTGCTTGTAGTGCGGAACTTCAAGCTGGCGCAAAATTCTGCAGCGAATGCGGTCACAAGATCGTAGCGGCGGCATAA
- a CDS encoding flagellar brake protein has product MSEALIIFKAIGSEQEKQMLLQKLLSSQERITLKDKFERVITMRVISVNSQGHLKCHPPEETAMNFQENSVFMANFQIGHEKYLFETKPVVHENYISLPVTHLYHLQRRRNFRYTLPQNYSATFVINYLNQAICSHQCRLLDLSTEGCAVEIHQEETELKLEDLVQAEIFLGDREPILVQGVIKNIRGRGVSHLVLGVEFNHLATPSEDKIIASLTDLQRELYFRKAG; this is encoded by the coding sequence ATGAGCGAAGCACTGATTATCTTTAAAGCCATCGGTTCCGAGCAAGAAAAGCAGATGCTTTTACAGAAGCTGCTTTCTTCGCAGGAACGCATCACGCTGAAAGACAAATTTGAGCGCGTAATTACAATGCGTGTAATTAGCGTGAATTCGCAAGGCCACCTGAAATGCCATCCGCCTGAAGAAACAGCGATGAACTTTCAAGAAAATTCAGTATTCATGGCTAACTTTCAAATTGGTCACGAAAAATACTTGTTCGAAACGAAGCCTGTTGTGCATGAAAACTACATCTCGTTGCCAGTGACCCATCTGTACCACTTGCAACGCCGCCGTAATTTCCGTTACACGCTTCCGCAGAACTATTCTGCAACCTTTGTGATCAACTATTTGAATCAAGCAATTTGCTCGCACCAATGCCGTCTGCTGGATCTTTCCACAGAAGGTTGTGCCGTTGAAATTCATCAGGAAGAAACAGAGTTAAAATTAGAAGACCTCGTTCAAGCAGAGATCTTCTTAGGCGATCGCGAACCGATCTTGGTTCAGGGTGTGATTAAAAACATCCGGGGTCGTGGCGTCAGTCACTTGGTTTTAGGGGTTGAGTTCAACCACTTGGCGACTCCAAGCGAAGACAAAATCATCGCGTCGTTGACAGATCTTCAACGCGAACTTTATTTCCGCAAAGCCGGATAA